A DNA window from Microcystis aeruginosa NIES-843 contains the following coding sequences:
- a CDS encoding anacyclamide/piricyclamide family prenylated cyclic peptide: MKTPKLTPRITAPVQRDNISTVPSDGNVITPATFCDLATKQCYPFAGDDAV, encoded by the coding sequence ATGAAAACCCCAAAACTGACCCCTCGCATTACCGCCCCGGTTCAACGAGACAATATCAGTACCGTTCCTAGTGATGGTAATGTGATTACCCCTGCTACCTTCTGTGATTTAGCCACCAAGCAATGTTATCCCTTTGCGGGTGACGACGCAGTGTAA
- a CDS encoding Uma2 family endonuclease, translating to MSSMTPTAQPSTTIQDPSATVYCDSPLPDHTQLPDKDGSFVKNYQEPPQADLLTDTITPILDKLHPDGNYCLGRDCGIYWRLPEYPESLEKGAVAPDWFYVPHVPTTIEGQVRRSFVMWKETIEPVIALEFVSGNGEEERDKTPVKGKFWIYERAIQIPFYGIYEVNKAQIEMYQLVNGRYQKMTPNQRGHYPIVPLKVELGIWQGEYQNQFFPWLRWWDGEGNLLLTSQESTERERQRAEQERQRADRLAEQLRALGIEPED from the coding sequence ATGAGTTCAATGACCCCAACGGCACAACCCTCAACCACAATTCAGGACCCTTCTGCAACGGTTTATTGCGATTCCCCTTTACCCGATCACACCCAACTCCCCGATAAAGATGGAAGTTTTGTGAAAAACTATCAAGAGCCTCCCCAGGCAGACCTTTTAACGGATACGATCACGCCCATTTTGGACAAATTACATCCTGACGGTAATTACTGTCTGGGTCGAGATTGTGGGATTTATTGGCGATTGCCAGAGTATCCAGAATCCCTAGAAAAGGGTGCTGTTGCTCCCGATTGGTTTTATGTTCCCCATGTCCCCACAACGATTGAGGGTCAAGTCCGGCGTTCCTTCGTGATGTGGAAAGAAACCATTGAACCAGTCATTGCCTTAGAATTTGTCTCGGGCAATGGTGAAGAAGAACGGGATAAAACGCCTGTTAAGGGTAAATTTTGGATCTATGAGCGAGCGATTCAAATTCCTTTTTATGGGATTTATGAAGTTAACAAGGCCCAGATCGAGATGTACCAGTTAGTTAATGGTCGTTACCAAAAAATGACTCCTAATCAGCGCGGTCATTATCCCATTGTTCCTTTAAAGGTAGAGTTAGGAATTTGGCAGGGAGAATACCAAAATCAATTCTTTCCCTGGCTTCGCTGGTGGGATGGGGAAGGTAACTTGTTGTTAACTTCCCAGGAATCTACTGAACGGGAACGACAACGAGCCGAACAGGAACGACAACGAGCCGATCGCCTAGCGGAACAGTTAAGGGCCTTGGGGATAGAACCTGAAGATTAA
- a CDS encoding aldo/keto reductase, whose product MRYKLLGNSGLRVSELCLGTMTFGQDWGWGSDKEESRAVFQAFAEAGGNFLDTANIYTNGTSETLVGEFVKGDREKWVIATKYSLNTRPGDVNACGNHRKNLFQAVEASLKRLGTDYIDLLWLHIWDSLTPIEEVMRAFDDLVRMGKVLYIGISDSPAWIVSQGNTLATLRGWTPFIGLQIEYSLKERTPERELLPMAKALNIGVTAWSPLGGGVLTGKYNQPNPVDGRLSMTDQPFQILDRDLKIAETALEIAREIGKSPAQVALNWLRNRPNSVIPIIGARKLSQLQDNLACVDFNLTGEQLQRLDNISAISLGFPHELLASQFVCDILLGGVAAQLDR is encoded by the coding sequence ATGCGTTACAAACTTTTAGGTAATAGTGGTCTGCGAGTTTCCGAACTATGTCTAGGAACGATGACATTCGGGCAAGATTGGGGTTGGGGGTCGGATAAAGAGGAAAGTCGGGCGGTTTTTCAGGCTTTTGCGGAAGCGGGGGGCAATTTTCTCGATACGGCCAATATCTACACAAACGGAACCAGTGAAACATTAGTGGGGGAATTTGTCAAGGGCGATCGAGAAAAATGGGTAATCGCCACGAAATATTCTCTCAACACGCGCCCCGGCGATGTCAATGCTTGCGGAAATCATCGAAAAAACCTCTTTCAAGCGGTAGAAGCTAGTTTAAAGCGTTTAGGCACTGATTACATCGATTTACTCTGGCTTCATATTTGGGACTCTCTCACTCCTATCGAGGAAGTGATGCGCGCTTTCGATGATTTGGTCAGGATGGGAAAAGTCCTTTATATTGGCATTTCTGACAGTCCTGCTTGGATTGTCTCTCAAGGGAACACCCTGGCCACCCTACGGGGATGGACACCCTTTATCGGACTACAAATAGAATATTCTCTCAAGGAACGCACCCCCGAACGGGAATTATTGCCCATGGCCAAAGCATTAAATATCGGGGTGACAGCTTGGAGTCCCCTGGGAGGAGGAGTTTTAACGGGAAAATATAATCAACCCAACCCCGTCGATGGTCGTTTAAGCATGACCGACCAACCTTTTCAAATTCTCGATCGCGATCTGAAAATTGCCGAGACCGCCCTAGAGATTGCCAGAGAAATCGGCAAATCACCGGCACAGGTGGCGTTAAATTGGCTCAGAAATCGCCCTAACTCCGTAATTCCCATCATTGGCGCTCGAAAATTGTCCCAATTGCAGGATAATTTAGCCTGTGTGGACTTTAACCTGACTGGGGAACAGCTGCAACGACTCGATAATATCAGTGCCATTTCCCTCGGTTTTCCCCACGAACTTTTAGCCAGTCAATTTGTTTGCGATATCCTATTAGGAGGAGTAGCAGCACAATTGGATCGATGA
- a CDS encoding gamma-glutamylcyclotransferase family protein — translation MMEVFVYGTLKPKESNYSAYCAGKVINSKTVYTRGHLYHLTALGYPGLTEGEGWVKGILLTFNADYDLGLLDGLEDYQPGRDAEENEYQRRRIPIYNLERELIGEAWGYMMTPAKIAFHGGIWLPSGWWTSSDRE, via the coding sequence ATGATGGAAGTCTTTGTTTATGGAACCCTGAAACCCAAGGAAAGTAACTATTCTGCCTACTGTGCAGGAAAAGTGATCAACTCTAAAACCGTCTACACAAGGGGGCATTTATACCATCTTACCGCCCTCGGTTATCCCGGACTGACCGAGGGCGAGGGCTGGGTGAAAGGAATTTTATTGACTTTTAACGCAGATTATGATCTGGGGCTTTTGGATGGTTTGGAAGATTATCAACCCGGCAGAGATGCAGAAGAAAACGAGTATCAGCGTCGCAGAATTCCTATTTATAATCTAGAGCGAGAATTAATCGGCGAAGCTTGGGGATATATGATGACACCGGCAAAAATAGCTTTTCATGGCGGTATTTGGCTGCCTTCCGGTTGGTGGACCAGTAGCGATCGAGAATAG
- the psb35 gene encoding photosystem II assembly protein Psb35 — translation MYLLLEVASGKFPVYFVAVYVVGFLAAVTIGSIAWYNSKRPVGWEDAQRPDIVPEVKTEVDSDSQS, via the coding sequence ATGTATCTACTCCTAGAAGTGGCCAGTGGCAAATTCCCCGTTTATTTTGTGGCAGTTTATGTGGTCGGTTTTCTCGCTGCTGTCACCATCGGTTCGATCGCTTGGTACAATTCTAAACGCCCGGTCGGTTGGGAAGATGCCCAAAGACCCGATATTGTCCCCGAAGTGAAGACAGAGGTGGATTCTGATTCTCAATCCTAG